One part of the Candidatus Bathyarchaeota archaeon genome encodes these proteins:
- the cgi121 gene encoding KEOPS complex subunit Cgi121 gives MLLCIEEYGKYIETTGYHGVKFESAEAFLKANRGSAIGEVEVQFFDAGLIATSEHLYFAAVNALAAFSGKTNLSKSVAVEMMLYAAAQRQIRQSIAKIGINPQTSEVAVALVGKDAGALERMRDAVSLAVGAEPDDSVLELTPQKSAKIREVFGISQNMLDAAQRGTESEALVALVVERVALLSTQL, from the coding sequence ATGCTGCTCTGCATCGAAGAGTACGGAAAATACATCGAAACCACAGGGTACCACGGCGTGAAGTTCGAATCTGCAGAGGCGTTTTTGAAGGCCAACCGCGGTTCAGCCATCGGCGAGGTTGAGGTACAGTTCTTTGACGCAGGCTTAATCGCCACATCTGAGCACCTCTATTTTGCAGCAGTCAACGCGCTGGCGGCTTTTTCGGGCAAAACTAACCTGTCTAAATCTGTGGCGGTGGAGATGATGCTCTATGCGGCTGCGCAGCGGCAAATCCGCCAGTCCATAGCTAAAATCGGCATAAACCCTCAAACCAGCGAGGTTGCCGTGGCTCTGGTTGGCAAGGACGCTGGGGCGCTGGAGCGGATGCGTGATGCGGTTTCCTTGGCGGTGGGGGCTGAACCCGACGATTCCGTGCTGGAGTTAACGCCGCAGAAAAGTGCTAAAATCCGCGAGGTCTTCGGTATCTCCCAAAACATGCTGGATGCCGCACAAAGAGGCACCGAATCTGAGGCGCTGGTGGCTTTGGTTGTGGAGCGTGTGGCGCTGCTTTCAACGCAGCTTTAA
- a CDS encoding phosphoribosyltransferase family protein: protein MVEYDVPSCDEICQMLFCLAQKIRLGGFRPDVVVGVMRGGVVPARFLADLLDAEFLTLQVEFYVGIGQTKSEPTLKRGLVGEVAGKAVLLVDDIADSGQTLQLALSHVASLGASSVKAATLYYKPKSAVQPDFFAKQTERWVVFPWDLKEALREISAGKAGMELEGEVEKLVKAGLSRDLADKLLKDLR, encoded by the coding sequence GTGGTCGAGTATGATGTTCCTTCATGTGATGAAATCTGCCAGATGCTTTTTTGCCTAGCCCAAAAAATCCGGTTGGGCGGCTTTAGGCCTGATGTGGTGGTTGGGGTGATGCGGGGCGGCGTGGTGCCTGCGCGGTTTTTGGCGGATTTGTTGGATGCTGAGTTTTTGACGTTGCAGGTGGAGTTCTACGTGGGCATCGGTCAAACCAAATCTGAGCCTACTCTCAAGCGTGGCTTGGTAGGCGAGGTTGCCGGCAAAGCGGTGCTGCTGGTCGATGACATCGCCGACAGCGGCCAAACCCTCCAGCTTGCCCTCTCACACGTTGCCTCATTAGGTGCATCATCCGTTAAAGCTGCCACACTCTACTATAAACCAAAATCCGCAGTCCAGCCTGATTTCTTTGCCAAGCAGACGGAGCGCTGGGTGGTTTTTCCTTGGGACCTCAAAGAAGCCCTGCGTGAAATCTCCGCTGGAAAGGCGGGAATGGAGCTTGAGGGTGAAGTGGAGAAACTCGTAAAAGCCGGTTTATCCAGGGATTTAGCGGATAAACTCTTAAAGGATCTCAGGTAG
- a CDS encoding type II toxin-antitoxin system RelE/ParE family toxin: MYSLEIEEEVSKTFHKLLKKDRPQLEAIHKKISQILTDPYQFKPLKHPLEGLRRVHIGSFVLIYQVTENPPTIQIIKYTHHDKAYL, translated from the coding sequence TTGTACAGCCTTGAAATCGAAGAAGAGGTCTCAAAAACCTTCCACAAGCTCCTCAAAAAGGACCGGCCGCAACTAGAGGCCATACACAAGAAAATCAGCCAAATCCTAACCGACCCCTACCAATTCAAACCCCTAAAACATCCCCTAGAAGGCCTCCGCCGAGTCCACATCGGCTCATTTGTACTCATATACCAAGTGACAGAAAACCCGCCAACAATTCAGATAATAAAATACACCCACCACGACAAAGCCTACCTCTAA
- a CDS encoding QueT transporter family protein yields MRIQTKELAIMALYAALYAALVNVLPQLSFGPLNLRVADALLGAVPLLGMAGVLGHTLGVFIGNLTSPLGVIDLLNTIPSFAMAFVVYYVYRRTQNDYTVIATSIAYSAVLGATVGWMLSAPFNIPLPLSILYVFLGNLVVTVVGGFALFKALKKLGIQRLIGTGPNQRGEKT; encoded by the coding sequence ATGCGTATACAAACCAAAGAGTTAGCCATAATGGCCCTATATGCTGCCCTGTATGCAGCGCTAGTGAATGTGTTACCCCAGTTATCTTTTGGACCGCTTAACCTGCGTGTAGCCGACGCCCTTTTAGGCGCTGTGCCTTTACTGGGCATGGCGGGGGTTTTAGGACATACCCTTGGAGTCTTCATCGGAAACCTAACCTCGCCCCTTGGAGTAATCGATTTACTCAACACAATACCGTCCTTTGCCATGGCCTTTGTCGTCTACTACGTGTATAGGCGCACCCAAAACGACTACACCGTAATCGCCACCAGCATCGCCTACTCCGCCGTGCTAGGAGCCACCGTGGGCTGGATGCTCTCGGCGCCCTTCAACATACCGCTGCCGCTCAGCATACTCTACGTGTTCCTCGGAAACCTCGTGGTAACGGTGGTGGGCGGGTTTGCGTTGTTTAAGGCACTTAAGAAACTGGGTATCCAGCGGCTAATCGGGACAGGACCAAACCAAAGAGGAGAAAAGACATGA
- a CDS encoding site-2 protease family protein, producing the protein MEPQTPPPQQETEEKRVDFKFPLLILRTKRFARVFETLGRMRGVKYVSWLFLIFVPFVAGIALYLLLNSLVATITNPLVGQVARELGPGAVLLLPGLNPMLPIVYGWLAIVVAIVIHEGAHGVIARNVDLRVKSSGLLFFLIIPIGAFVDVDEEQIKTARARRSLKVMAGGVGGNVLVGVVCLIGLLLVVGSLAPIVDGVYISQATDGMPAQAAGLKAEDILVSIDNVTITDSAGLREYLDAKTAGDLVEVIVARGDQWQIRYTTTLNLTVSDNRTVLGVMAGDLMTHERLQTYRSFSLDKLALYIVPPTLASAVVPYSDSMAPFYTSPIPGWQILANALFWIWFVNFNVAIFNALPLYPLDGGRIFDITLKRFAGKRLSEKTIRLITVGVSFTCVAIVALGIILPFLL; encoded by the coding sequence GTGGAACCCCAAACTCCCCCGCCGCAGCAAGAAACAGAAGAAAAAAGAGTCGATTTCAAGTTTCCACTGCTGATTCTAAGAACAAAGCGGTTCGCCCGCGTCTTCGAAACCCTGGGCAGGATGCGCGGCGTAAAATATGTATCCTGGCTTTTCCTCATCTTTGTTCCCTTCGTAGCCGGCATAGCCCTGTATCTGCTGCTAAACAGCCTCGTCGCCACCATCACTAACCCGCTGGTTGGGCAGGTAGCCAGAGAATTAGGGCCCGGCGCTGTTCTGCTGTTACCCGGCTTAAACCCGATGCTACCAATCGTTTATGGCTGGCTCGCCATAGTCGTCGCCATCGTGATTCATGAAGGCGCCCACGGCGTCATCGCCAGAAACGTAGATTTACGCGTCAAATCAAGCGGGCTGCTGTTCTTCCTAATTATCCCCATAGGTGCCTTCGTAGACGTCGATGAAGAGCAAATCAAGACCGCGCGGGCCCGACGCTCACTTAAAGTAATGGCGGGAGGCGTCGGCGGAAACGTGCTTGTAGGCGTGGTTTGCCTGATTGGTCTCTTATTAGTCGTGGGCAGCTTAGCCCCAATCGTTGATGGCGTCTACATAAGCCAGGCAACCGATGGAATGCCCGCTCAAGCTGCGGGGCTAAAGGCCGAGGACATCCTGGTTTCCATTGACAACGTAACCATCACTGACTCTGCGGGGCTACGGGAGTATCTTGACGCTAAAACAGCTGGGGACCTCGTGGAGGTGATTGTGGCTAGAGGCGACCAATGGCAGATTCGCTACACCACAACCTTAAACCTCACCGTATCGGATAACCGCACTGTACTCGGCGTGATGGCTGGGGACTTAATGACGCATGAGCGCCTACAGACCTATAGGTCATTCTCCCTAGACAAGCTGGCACTCTACATTGTGCCGCCGACGTTGGCTTCCGCGGTTGTGCCCTACTCTGACTCGATGGCGCCCTTCTACACCAGCCCAATACCTGGCTGGCAGATACTGGCTAATGCGCTGTTCTGGATTTGGTTTGTCAACTTCAACGTCGCCATATTCAACGCGTTGCCCCTCTACCCCTTGGACGGCGGCAGAATCTTCGACATCACCCTCAAACGGTTCGCAGGCAAACGACTAAGCGAGAAAACAATCCGTCTAATCACCGTCGGCGTCTCATTCACTTGCGTGGCGATTGTGGCGCTGGGCATTATTTTGCCCTTCCTCCTCTAA
- the psmB gene encoding archaeal proteasome endopeptidase complex subunit beta, producing MSQNNVASQLVLKGTTTIGVVCKDGVILASDTRVTMGFYVAHKFGKKVYKIDEHIGMTIAGTVADAQRVVDILIANAQLYKVNLNRPIPISAAARLVANLLFSARYIPLATQVLVGGVDETGPHVYNLDPYGSLTEEKMVSTGSGSPVAYGVLEDKYREGLTIAETLPTIAKAVNAAMKRDVASGNSYNIIVIDGNGYKELSQEEKSQLLNTGS from the coding sequence ATGTCACAAAATAATGTAGCTAGCCAACTAGTCCTTAAAGGAACCACAACTATAGGCGTTGTCTGCAAAGACGGCGTAATTCTCGCATCAGACACCCGCGTTACAATGGGCTTCTATGTTGCGCATAAATTCGGCAAAAAAGTCTACAAAATCGACGAACACATCGGCATGACCATCGCCGGCACCGTCGCCGACGCGCAACGTGTTGTGGACATCCTGATTGCCAACGCGCAGCTCTACAAAGTCAACCTCAACCGCCCCATCCCCATCAGCGCAGCAGCGCGGCTAGTTGCGAATCTCTTGTTCTCTGCCCGCTATATTCCGTTGGCAACGCAGGTTCTTGTCGGCGGCGTAGACGAGACTGGACCCCACGTTTACAACCTTGACCCCTATGGCAGCTTAACTGAGGAAAAGATGGTTTCCACAGGCAGCGGCTCCCCCGTCGCATACGGTGTCTTGGAGGATAAGTACCGTGAAGGATTAACCATCGCTGAAACATTGCCCACCATCGCTAAAGCCGTTAACGCAGCTATGAAGCGGGATGTGGCAAGCGGCAACAGCTACAACATCATCGTTATCGATGGTAACGGCTACAAAGAGTTAAGCCAGGAAGAGAAATCCCAGCTGCTTAATACAGGAAGTTAA
- a CDS encoding THUMP domain-containing protein yields MIENFNLIATTARGNERAMINEILFLLKDELGDADAKAAKTKIRGLIVAKTSQDPLEVMEKLRKILSERSYMFRYALRIVPIQQVVQTNLAEIKKAALELAQKIGEDQSFRVTVEKRFTELHSRDIIEAAAGEIKRRVDLKAPDWVLQIEVVGALTGVSLLKPSDVMAVVKEKML; encoded by the coding sequence ATGATTGAGAACTTTAACCTTATCGCGACTACTGCACGCGGCAACGAACGCGCCATGATAAACGAAATCCTGTTTCTGCTCAAAGACGAACTCGGCGATGCAGATGCCAAGGCAGCTAAAACCAAAATCCGCGGATTAATCGTCGCCAAAACCAGCCAAGACCCCCTCGAAGTCATGGAGAAACTCCGCAAAATCCTCTCGGAACGCTCCTACATGTTCCGCTATGCCCTACGCATCGTGCCCATCCAGCAGGTTGTGCAGACGAATTTAGCGGAGATCAAGAAGGCAGCTTTGGAGTTGGCGCAGAAAATCGGGGAAGACCAGAGTTTCCGCGTCACCGTCGAGAAACGCTTCACGGAGCTGCATAGCAGAGACATCATTGAAGCAGCTGCTGGCGAGATTAAACGCAGGGTTGACCTGAAAGCGCCGGATTGGGTGCTGCAGATTGAAGTGGTAGGTGCATTAACGGGTGTTTCGCTGCTAAAACCCAGCGATGTCATGGCTGTTGTTAAGGAAAAGATGCTTTAA
- a CDS encoding beta-CASP ribonuclease aCPSF1, which translates to MARTQEKDKDKIEISQYILQKVPREAEVTRIEYEGPMLAVYTKRPEILVDQSSVVAEIVGVIRKRIVIRPDPSVRIPEVEAEKITRELITPEAEITDINFDPSLGEIIIETKKPGLVIGRNGAVLQEIMRKTKWRPHVLRSPPIKSKIVTHMRHYLHSESKERERILRTVGERIFRPKTYDVGDIRMTVLGGAQEVGRSAFLVKTRESSVLLDCGIHPGSNRPFESFPRFDCPEFEIDSLDAVVISHAHLDHCGLVPFLYKYGYDGPVYCSAPTSNLMTMLQLDYLDVANKQGVTPHYDQKDVRECVLHTIPLRYGVVTDIAPDIRLTLHNSGHILGGAMVHLHIGEGLHNIVYTSDYKFGRTMLLEAAATEFPRIETVITESTYSGPDDIVPSRVEAEEALSRVINQTLERKGKVLIPVPAVGRAQEIMLVIDGYMKRGMMKEAPVFLEGMISEATAIHTAYPEYLGREVRHSILHEEVNPFQSDYFTIVDHPSQRGSIMEGEPCIVLATSGMLEGGPVIEYFKNWASDERNQIIFVSYQIEGTMGRRVQKGIGEVTMMDNEGKMVALSVKLGVNTIEGFSGHSDRRQLVNYLTHLNPKPERIFVVHGEKQKTLNFGSFLDNKVGITTVVPNTLETFRLL; encoded by the coding sequence GTGGCTCGAACTCAAGAGAAAGACAAAGATAAAATCGAGATTAGCCAATATATTCTACAGAAGGTTCCCCGCGAAGCAGAAGTCACCCGCATCGAATACGAGGGACCCATGCTTGCCGTCTACACCAAACGCCCCGAAATCTTGGTGGATCAATCCAGCGTCGTAGCGGAGATAGTGGGTGTTATCCGAAAACGCATCGTCATCCGCCCCGACCCCTCCGTCCGCATCCCCGAAGTGGAGGCAGAGAAAATCACGCGGGAACTCATCACGCCCGAGGCTGAAATCACCGACATAAACTTCGATCCCAGCCTAGGCGAAATCATCATAGAAACCAAAAAACCCGGCTTGGTCATCGGCAGAAACGGCGCGGTACTTCAGGAAATCATGCGGAAAACCAAGTGGCGACCCCATGTATTGCGCAGCCCACCTATCAAATCCAAAATTGTCACTCACATGCGTCATTATCTCCACTCGGAAAGCAAGGAACGCGAACGTATCCTTCGCACCGTGGGCGAACGCATATTCCGCCCCAAAACCTACGACGTCGGCGACATCCGCATGACGGTGCTTGGCGGCGCACAAGAGGTGGGTCGATCGGCTTTTCTGGTGAAGACCCGCGAAAGCAGCGTGCTTCTGGACTGCGGTATCCACCCTGGCTCTAACAGGCCCTTTGAGTCTTTCCCCCGTTTTGACTGCCCCGAATTCGAAATTGACTCGCTTGACGCCGTGGTGATTAGCCATGCACACCTTGACCACTGCGGATTGGTGCCGTTCCTCTACAAGTACGGTTACGACGGACCCGTCTACTGCTCCGCGCCAACCTCTAACCTTATGACTATGCTGCAACTCGACTACCTCGACGTCGCCAACAAGCAGGGCGTCACCCCCCACTACGACCAAAAAGACGTCCGCGAATGCGTGCTCCACACGATTCCACTGCGCTACGGCGTAGTCACCGACATCGCCCCCGACATCCGCCTCACTCTCCATAACAGCGGACACATCTTAGGCGGCGCCATGGTGCATCTGCACATCGGCGAGGGACTCCACAACATCGTTTACACCAGCGACTACAAGTTTGGGCGCACGATGCTTTTGGAGGCGGCGGCAACAGAGTTTCCCAGAATCGAAACCGTCATCACTGAATCCACCTACAGTGGACCCGACGACATCGTGCCCAGCCGCGTTGAAGCCGAAGAGGCGCTTTCCCGAGTCATCAACCAGACCTTGGAGCGTAAAGGCAAAGTTCTCATTCCAGTGCCCGCCGTGGGCCGCGCCCAGGAAATCATGCTTGTCATCGACGGCTACATGAAGCGGGGCATGATGAAGGAAGCCCCAGTGTTTCTGGAAGGCATGATCAGCGAAGCCACAGCCATCCACACCGCCTACCCCGAATATCTAGGCCGAGAAGTACGCCACAGCATCCTCCACGAAGAAGTTAACCCCTTCCAAAGCGACTACTTCACCATCGTCGATCACCCCAGCCAACGCGGCAGCATCATGGAGGGCGAACCCTGCATCGTGCTGGCTACCAGCGGCATGCTTGAGGGCGGACCCGTCATCGAGTACTTCAAGAACTGGGCTTCTGATGAACGTAACCAAATCATCTTTGTCAGCTACCAAATCGAAGGCACCATGGGCCGGCGCGTGCAGAAGGGCATAGGCGAAGTCACCATGATGGATAACGAGGGCAAGATGGTTGCGCTCAGCGTCAAGTTGGGCGTAAACACCATTGAGGGCTTCAGCGGCCACAGTGACCGACGCCAACTAGTCAATTACCTGACGCATCTGAATCCTAAGCCTGAACGCATCTTTGTGGTACACGGCGAAAAACAGAAGACACTCAACTTCGGCAGCTTCCTAGACAACAAAGTCGGCATAACCACCGTGGTACCAAACACATTAGAAACCTTTAGGCTGCTGTAG
- the sepF gene encoding cell division protein SepF — MPFNLFHKKKEPEPETPAVAPQTETQPEAPAEPIIEAAPEAAADPQQTPEAEPQMEPQVPVETEAAPQAPSETVQPAAQEPQPQAAAVEPEAEQPKPEVANKTYLKAMPLKDLSDVESVKEEVGNGNIIILRVTPLAGKSIEDVKTAVNDLFQFAEASGGDIARLGEERVVICPKTVRIWREKTPAPVASTKPLPTAA; from the coding sequence TTGCCGTTCAACCTATTCCACAAAAAAAAGGAACCCGAACCAGAGACGCCAGCAGTGGCTCCTCAAACAGAAACTCAGCCTGAAGCGCCAGCAGAACCCATCATAGAAGCCGCACCTGAAGCCGCCGCGGACCCCCAGCAAACCCCCGAAGCAGAGCCCCAAATGGAGCCTCAGGTCCCTGTGGAAACAGAAGCAGCCCCCCAAGCGCCATCAGAAACTGTTCAGCCAGCAGCCCAAGAACCACAGCCCCAAGCAGCAGCTGTCGAGCCAGAGGCAGAGCAGCCTAAACCTGAAGTGGCAAACAAAACTTACCTTAAAGCCATGCCCCTCAAGGACCTCTCCGATGTGGAAAGCGTCAAAGAAGAAGTGGGCAACGGCAACATCATCATTCTACGTGTCACGCCCCTTGCAGGTAAAAGCATCGAGGACGTGAAAACCGCCGTGAATGATCTTTTCCAGTTCGCGGAAGCCAGCGGCGGCGACATCGCAAGGCTAGGCGAGGAACGCGTGGTTATTTGTCCTAAAACAGTGAGGATTTGGCGGGAGAAAACTCCAGCGCCAGTCGCTAGCACCAAGCCGCTGCCTACAGCAGCCTAA
- the queC gene encoding 7-cyano-7-deazaguanine synthase QueC, giving the protein MTKNKKCVVVLSGGPDSATVAYWARQQGYQIYPITFNYGQIAVKETACAQKIAEKLGVATKTINLSALKDIFSDATSLVNPDIPLTSEFSSPIIVPFRNAIFLSAAVAYAVTVEATKIFYGAQGSDEPFYPDCRREFYRAFEKAAQLGTCREITIEAPFSGGKKSDLIREGAKLGVPFELTWSCYRGGMLHCGRCESCVNRKKAFREAGIEDPTRYES; this is encoded by the coding sequence ATGACAAAAAATAAGAAATGCGTGGTTGTTCTAAGCGGCGGCCCAGACTCAGCCACCGTCGCGTACTGGGCACGCCAGCAGGGATACCAAATCTACCCCATAACCTTCAACTACGGGCAAATCGCAGTGAAAGAAACCGCCTGCGCCCAGAAAATCGCGGAGAAACTCGGCGTAGCCACCAAAACCATCAACCTCTCCGCCCTCAAAGACATCTTCAGCGACGCCACCAGCCTAGTCAACCCCGACATCCCCCTCACCAGCGAATTCAGCAGCCCCATCATCGTGCCCTTCCGCAACGCCATCTTCCTCTCCGCCGCCGTCGCCTACGCCGTCACCGTGGAGGCAACCAAAATCTTCTATGGCGCACAGGGCAGCGACGAACCCTTCTACCCGGATTGCCGCAGAGAATTCTACCGGGCCTTTGAGAAAGCTGCGCAGCTGGGGACCTGCAGGGAAATCACGATAGAGGCGCCGTTTAGCGGCGGCAAAAAATCAGATTTGATACGCGAGGGCGCTAAGCTGGGCGTGCCTTTTGAGTTGACGTGGTCATGCTACCGCGGTGGCATGCTGCATTGTGGACGATGCGAGTCCTGCGTGAACCGCAAAAAAGCCTTCCGGGAAGCGGGCATAGAGGACCCGACAAGGTATGAATCCTAA
- a CDS encoding helix-turn-helix domain-containing protein, translated as MRRIIIEAPKKEIDKIEKNTPLQDVTSSEILHLLKFDREEFAFVAKVKFKEPTFKIEDYVALFGKKDIKVTLLDQNKDGAYTYFVTGKTPPTERQLLSFGGYPFAPFQIKNDKAKMAFLGEARQIKNLLSCLGKLGVNYRIVSLSDAKFTGESPLSRLTEKQRNVLVSAFEHGYYETPRRIDNEALAGKLHLKTSTVVEHRRKAEQRLLSEIIKKS; from the coding sequence ATGCGAAGAATAATCATAGAGGCACCCAAGAAAGAAATTGACAAAATCGAAAAAAACACTCCACTCCAAGACGTCACCTCCTCCGAAATTCTTCATCTGCTAAAATTTGACCGTGAAGAATTCGCTTTTGTTGCCAAAGTGAAATTCAAAGAGCCAACCTTTAAAATCGAAGACTATGTTGCCCTGTTCGGCAAGAAAGACATCAAAGTGACCCTTCTAGACCAGAATAAAGATGGCGCTTACACTTATTTTGTAACCGGTAAAACCCCGCCTACAGAAAGACAGCTATTATCGTTTGGCGGTTACCCCTTTGCTCCATTTCAAATAAAAAACGATAAAGCGAAAATGGCTTTTCTTGGGGAAGCGAGACAGATAAAGAATCTTTTATCATGCCTTGGCAAGTTGGGGGTTAATTACCGAATAGTTTCGCTTTCTGACGCGAAATTCACGGGGGAATCACCGCTGAGTAGATTAACTGAGAAACAAAGAAATGTTCTGGTTTCAGCCTTCGAACATGGATACTATGAAACTCCCCGAAGAATCGATAACGAAGCGCTAGCCGGGAAACTACATCTTAAAACCTCCACGGTAGTTGAGCACCGCAGAAAAGCAGAGCAGCGCCTTCTATCGGAAATAATTAAAAAATCGTAG
- a CDS encoding DUF5658 family protein, protein MFHPKTAALPILVLLVMGTLDCVTTVIGTVYFGAYELNPFLVGIVGNVPVFMVVKLGATVGIAGSYLLARKIISQTQDKTTRSFRYSSLGIKAVYAGLLGFLIVVVVNNLIVLFT, encoded by the coding sequence ATGTTTCACCCTAAGACAGCAGCGCTGCCAATTCTGGTGCTTCTAGTGATGGGCACCTTGGACTGTGTAACTACCGTTATCGGCACCGTATATTTCGGCGCCTACGAGCTCAATCCCTTCCTGGTAGGCATCGTGGGCAATGTACCTGTCTTTATGGTGGTGAAGCTTGGCGCAACCGTCGGCATCGCCGGTTCCTATCTGCTCGCTCGCAAAATCATCAGTCAAACACAGGATAAAACCACCCGCAGTTTCCGTTACTCAAGCTTGGGGATAAAAGCGGTTTACGCGGGGCTGCTTGGATTTCTGATTGTGGTGGTCGTTAACAACCTCATAGTCCTGTTCACCTAA
- a CDS encoding PIN domain-containing protein, whose translation MIVGLDANILCYVLDDAYPEHEVLKNLLLELTPENKVALNPTTIHESYHALVRSQKWLPEKAADALITIINMLNTEFYSQTKKTSTIALNLSARHNLGGRDALIVANYIANQTPTIYTHDKGLLKHQKITYKNTTLTIKDPLQK comes from the coding sequence ATGATTGTGGGCTTGGATGCCAACATCCTCTGCTATGTTCTAGACGATGCTTACCCTGAACATGAAGTTTTAAAGAATCTGCTGCTGGAATTAACCCCTGAAAATAAGGTTGCTCTTAACCCGACAACAATCCATGAATCATACCATGCACTGGTGCGTTCCCAGAAGTGGCTGCCTGAAAAAGCCGCAGACGCATTGATAACAATCATAAATATGCTCAACACGGAATTTTACAGCCAAACCAAAAAAACCAGCACAATAGCCCTCAACCTCTCCGCCCGACATAACCTCGGCGGCAGAGACGCACTCATAGTAGCGAATTACATTGCAAACCAAACCCCAACCATATACACGCATGACAAAGGACTTCTAAAACACCAAAAAATAACCTACAAAAACACCACCCTAACAATAAAAGACCCCCTACAAAAATAA
- a CDS encoding DUF5658 family protein, whose amino-acid sequence MDCLTTVVGTVFFGTKELNPLIAGLVESNITLFVVVKLTATVAVGIIFALAERMLMQSHEQKEDPSFRMANNILRGAYVVISGFLGFVVINNVLVLLQAT is encoded by the coding sequence ATGGATTGCTTAACTACGGTAGTAGGCACAGTTTTCTTCGGAACCAAAGAACTAAACCCCTTAATCGCGGGCCTGGTGGAATCAAATATAACGTTGTTTGTCGTAGTTAAGTTAACAGCTACTGTTGCCGTGGGCATCATTTTTGCTTTAGCCGAAAGAATGCTGATGCAGAGTCATGAGCAAAAAGAGGACCCTTCATTTCGGATGGCGAACAATATTCTTCGGGGAGCCTACGTGGTGATTAGTGGCTTTTTAGGGTTTGTTGTAATTAACAATGTTTTGGTGCTGCTGCAGGCGACATAA
- a CDS encoding DUF2683 family protein yields MVKNVIELDERDSRVINIVKAKFGLKDKSQALSVIIKRYEECELEPQLRPEFVEELQATAKNGKFVKVKDFAEEYGLK; encoded by the coding sequence TTGGTAAAAAACGTCATAGAACTAGATGAGCGGGATAGCCGCGTAATCAACATAGTCAAAGCCAAATTCGGCCTCAAAGATAAAAGCCAAGCCTTAAGCGTAATCATCAAGCGCTATGAAGAATGTGAACTTGAACCCCAACTTAGACCCGAATTTGTAGAGGAACTACAAGCTACAGCTAAGAACGGTAAATTCGTTAAAGTTAAGGATTTCGCGGAAGAGTACGGGCTAAAGTGA